A single window of Clostridia bacterium DNA harbors:
- the dnaN gene encoding DNA polymerase III subunit beta translates to MKLSVSTIALQQAVGVVSRAVSHSANIPIVTGMLMTADGNGLMLTGYDLEMAIETRIPATVEEPGAIVVPGKQFEAITKKLPHPEVVITAQNTSAIIKANKSRFTLQTMAVEDYPALPEASGKSLTIPGDKFCAMVRRVAFATATDVTRPVMAGVLTTLADGKMAMAATDSFRMAVRRASMDTEESVSTILPARFLSEIERISGAFVRLILGNQHVQATVGETRFIARLYEGAYPEWERVMPDQAKVQAWITVERDTLLSAIERVSLMCEDQLAPMRFTLDEDTHDHLLVEATNPEIGNAKEELNIVGDFQGNDPTMQVSLRPSYLRDALRVMTGDVRIGYTGIGHPVLVLDQGDPDYSYVIMPMTTNSSPRQ, encoded by the coding sequence ATGAAACTCTCGGTGTCCACGATTGCGCTGCAACAGGCGGTCGGCGTAGTGTCCCGAGCAGTGAGCCATAGCGCGAATATTCCCATAGTAACCGGGATGCTGATGACAGCAGATGGCAATGGGCTGATGCTGACGGGATACGATCTGGAGATGGCCATCGAGACGCGCATACCCGCGACCGTCGAGGAACCGGGCGCAATAGTCGTCCCAGGCAAGCAATTTGAGGCCATCACTAAAAAGCTTCCGCATCCCGAGGTGGTTATCACCGCACAGAATACGAGCGCGATTATCAAGGCCAACAAGTCGAGATTTACATTGCAAACCATGGCGGTGGAGGACTACCCTGCGCTGCCCGAGGCCAGCGGCAAGTCGCTCACCATACCCGGCGATAAGTTCTGCGCAATGGTGCGCAGGGTGGCGTTTGCCACAGCAACAGATGTGACGAGGCCGGTCATGGCAGGAGTTCTGACCACGTTGGCAGACGGCAAGATGGCCATGGCGGCCACCGATTCATTCCGCATGGCCGTGCGCCGAGCAAGCATGGATACCGAGGAGTCGGTGAGCACAATTCTGCCTGCGCGGTTTCTGAGCGAGATCGAGAGAATATCTGGCGCCTTTGTGCGACTCATATTGGGTAACCAGCACGTGCAGGCCACCGTAGGCGAGACACGGTTTATCGCTCGCCTGTATGAGGGTGCATACCCAGAATGGGAGCGAGTCATGCCCGACCAGGCCAAGGTACAGGCATGGATCACGGTGGAGCGTGATACCCTGCTCAGCGCAATCGAGAGAGTGTCGCTGATGTGCGAGGACCAACTGGCGCCCATGCGTTTCACCCTCGACGAGGACACGCACGACCACCTGCTGGTCGAGGCCACGAACCCGGAGATAGGCAATGCGAAAGAGGAGCTGAACATCGTCGGCGATTTCCAAGGAAATGATCCCACTATGCAAGTATCGCTCAGGCCGTCATACCTGCGCGATGCCCTGCGGGTGATGACGGGCGACGTGCGGATAGGTTACACGGGCATTGGGCATCCCGTGCTAGTGCTCGACCAGGGCGATCCCGACTATAGTTACGTGATCATGCCGATGACCACTAACTCAAGCC